From the genome of Adhaeribacter pallidiroseus:
AACCATTGGCGGGGAGAGTGATGAAGCGTTAACGGCCCTGCAACAAACTCCCGATGGCGGCTATATACTAGGCGGTAAAAACAATGGTTTCCAGGTTCTGAATGATTATAGAGTAGTGCGGTTGAATGCTCAGGGAAAAATGGAATGGGAGACGACTATTGGCGGTAGTGGGAATGATTATTTAAGTTCTATCCAGCTAACTCCCGATGGCGGCTACTTGCTGGGAGGATCTTCTGCCTCTGATGCCGGCGGGGATAAGTCAGAACCTAGCCGCGGCAGTTCTGACTTTTGGCTGGTAAAAATTAAAGCGAACGGCACAAAGGAATGGGACAAAATTTTCGGGGGAGATGATGCCGATCATTTGGCTGTTATCCAAAATACGCAGGATGGTGGCTACATCCTGGGGGGAACTTCTAACTCTAACCAGAGCAACGACAAATCGGAAGCTGGTAAAGGACAAGAAGATTACTGGATCGTAAAAATAAGCGAAGAACAATTGCTTACCGCACAGTGGAATAGGCGTTACGGTGGAAAAAGCACGGATAATTTTACCGCGATGATCCGGACGAAAGATGGCGGGTACTTAGCCGGGGGTTACACCAACTCCGGGCTAAGCGGCGATAAAACCCAACCTGGCCGAGAAAAAAACGACTACTGGATTGTGAAAACCGACAAAAACGGGCAAAAACTTTGGGATAAACGCTACGGCGGCAGCAACCACGATTACCTGAACCACGTCATTCAAACCCAGGATGGGGGCTACTTGCTGGCGGGTTCGTCCCTATCGGAGAAAAGTGGCGATAAGAGTGCCGGCAGCCGTGGCGACCGGGATTACTGGATCGTGAAAACCAATGCCCAGGGGAATATAGAATGGGATAAAACCTTTGGCGGTAGCGGTTACGATGAACTCAAGAAAGTAGCCCAACTTAGCACCGGGCAATACCTACTGGGCGGTTACAGCCGTTCCCCACAGAGTGGTGATAAAAGCGAAAGCAGCCAGGGTGGCACCGATTATTGGGTCGTAAAACTCAGTTACACGGGCACCAAGTTGTGGGATAAACGATACGGCGGGGCTCAGGATGAAATCCTGGGTAGCTTTAGCGTGCTACCCGACGGGGGCTTGCTGCTGGGCGGTTCTTCGCGCTCGGGCGTAAGCGGCGATAAAACCCAGCCCAGCCAAGGCGGTAGCGACTTTTGGCTGGTGCGACTCGATATTCGCGGAAATAAGATCTGGGATAAGCGCTTCGGCGGGGCCGGCGACGAAGAATTATACTCCATGGGACTTAATCAATTTGAGAGCGAGCAAGCTACCTACGCCGGCGACTATTTTGTGGGCGGTACGAGTACTTCGGGCATTGGCGGCAACAAAACGCAGGCCAGACAGGGCGGTAAAGATTTCTGGCTGGTGCAACTGCACCGCAATGGCAACCTGGTACGCGACTTAACTTACGGCGGGGATCAGGACGAGGAGTTGCGCTCCGTAATCCAAACCTCAAACGGCGATTACTTGCTAGCGGGTACTTCCTCTTCGGGCCAGAGCGGCGATATAAGCCAGGCCAGCAAAGGCCAGGGTGATTACTGGATAGTCCATAGCGATGCTTTTGGCAACAAGTACTACGACCAGCGTTACGGCGGCAGCGGTACAGAAGAGCTACGCTACTTGCAACGCACCCCCGACGGCGGCTTTGTGCTGGGCGGCCGATCCGACTCGGGGGTAAGTGGTGATCGTACGCAGCCCAGCCAGGGCGGTACCGATTACTGGCTCGTGAAAGTGGCTCCTCACACTAGCCCAGCAGTAGCCAGCCGCGAAGCTAACTTGGTAGAAGAACCCGTTGCAGAACTAACTACCGTAAAAGCTTACCCCAATCCTTTTCAGGATAAAGTAATCGTAATTTTTACTTTACCCGAAACGCAAGCGGCTACCGTGCGGGTACTCGACAGCCAGGGCCGGGAAATTAATACTTTGTTCCAGCAGGAAGCCAAAGCCAACCAAACCTATCAGGTAGAGTGGCAAGCCGGTAAACAAGCCAGTGGCATGTACTTGCTGCAACTGCAAACCCCTACGGAGCAAAATACCCAGAAACTACTCTTAACCAGGTAATTTTTTTAAAATCTTACTTTGTTTAAAGCCGGCCCGGACACCTCGGACCGGCTTTTCTATGCAGGGGTCCTATCTATTTTTAAATTAATCTCCTTTAAAATTTTTACCCGGCAGAGGCATAAATACCTAAACTTAGGTATTGTGCTGGGCTTAGCGAACCGCTATATTTATCTGATTTATAGGGAATTTTAACCCACCCGTTAACCTGCTACCGGCCCCAAACATTTTGGTCAGTCGTTTACCTGCCGTTTTTTTAAAAAATATACTATGAGAAAACTACTTCTTACCCACTTGCTTTTACCTTTCAGATCCAACCGCCCGGGTAGTTGGGTAATTTTCTTTTTTTTAAATTTTAACCTGGTTTACCTGGCTTCGGCGCAAAATATTCTGTGGGAGAAAACCCTGGGCGGACCAGGTTCCGAGTACCTGAGTACTATCCGGTTAACCCGCGATGGCGGGTATATTCTGGGCGGAACCTCTAACTCGCCCGTTTCGGGGGATAAAACAGACCCGCGGCGGGGCGAAACCGATTACTGGATAATAAAGTACCATGCCGATGGCACCAAAGCCTGGGATAAAACGTACGGGGGCCATGGCGGCGACGGTTTACGATCTATCCAGCAAACGCAGGATGGCGGTTACATTCTGGGCGGCACTTCCGGTTCCGGCAATACCGGCGATAAAAGCGAAAAATCACGCGGGCAATCGGATTATTGGATGATAAAAATAGATGCCCAAGGGAAAAAGCAATGGGACAAAACCTACGGCGGCAGCCAGACCGATCAATTAGTTGCTATCCAACAAACCCCCGATGGCGGTTACCTGGTAGGCGGCGATACCTATTCGAACGTTAGCGGCGATAAAACTTTACCCAGTTTCGGTTATACCGATTTCTGGGTGTTAAAGCTAGATGCCGCCGGTAACAAGGTTTGGGAGAAAACGTTCGGGGGAAAACTTTTCGAAAGGTTTCGAGCTATTACGGCTACCCCCGATGGTAATTTTATTTTGGCCGGCGATTCGGATTCGAAAGTTAATGGCAATAAAACAGCTCCCGGCAAAGGCCAGGAAGATTATTGGCTAATTAAAATAAAACCCGATGGCACTAAAATATGGGAAAAAGCTTACGGCGGCAGCGACGGCGACAATCTGGCTACTTTGCAGCCCACGCAGGATGGCGGTTACATTCTGGGCGGCTGGTCTACTTCGGGTATTTCGGGCGATAAATCAGAAGAAAATAAAAGCATTGATTCCTTTGTGCAGGATTATTGGGTGATAAAAGTAGATGCCGAGGGTACCAAACAATGGGATAAAACCCTGGGGGGAGATGAAGCGGACCAATTAACAACGCTGCGCCAAACCCAAGATGGCAGTTACCTGGTAGGCGGAATTTCGGAGTCGGCCAAAAGTGATGATAAATCGCAATCCCAAATTGGTGGAGAAGGCACGGCCGACTTCTGGGTTGTAAAATTAAGCGCTACGGGTAAATTTATTGCGGATAAAACAATTGGCGGCAGTAAACGCGATATATTATGGGATTTGCAACAAACGCCGGATGGTAACTTTTTATTAGGTGGTTCTTCGGATTCACAAAAAAGCGGCAATAAATCGCAGAATAGCAAAGGAAATACCGATATCTGGCTGGTGAAAATAGACGATAAATTTAAAAAAAATCAAGCTATTTCCTTTCCGCCGCTTTATAACCAGGTATTAGCAAAGGCTCCGATAACCCTTTCGGCGAAAGCTAACTCCGGGTTACCGGTCAGCTTTGAAGTACGGTCGGGAGCGGCCACTATCCAGGGCAACCAGCTTACCTTAACTGGTCCCGGTCCGGTAAGAATAGCCGCGCTCCAACCCGGCAACGCAACGTATAATCCCACCGAAACTATTCAGACTTTTACCGCCACCCTGAACGGCCGGCAAGCCGATTATACTTTCGGGGGCAGCCAGGCCGATACGCTGGCCAGTGTAATTGCTACCCCGGACGGCGGTTACCTGCTCGGCGGCACTTCTAATTCAGGAGCTAGCGGCAGCAAAAGCCAGAACGCCCAAGGCAGCACCGACTACTGGATCGTAAAAATAAACAAAGCCGGCCAGAAACTCTGGGATAAAACGTACGGCGGTAAAGACCAGGATAAACTCACGGCGCTGGTAGCTACCCCCGACGGAGGTTACTTACTCGGGGGCTCTTCGGTATCGGGCCAAACCGGTGATAAAAGCCAGGCTGGTAAAGGCAAATCTGATTACTGGATTTTAAAAATAAATGCCACCGGCGAGAAAGTGTGGGATAAAACTTATGGCGGCCGTGAAACGGATCAGCTCGCGGCCATTATCGTTACCCCAAAAGGTTACTTACTCGGCGGCAGTTCTGCTTCGGGCACCTCTCCGGATAAAAGCCAGGCCAGTAAAGGCCTAATGGATTACTGGGTTCTGGAAGTGGACCACGCGGGTAACAAGCTTTGGGATAAAACCTATGGGGGCAGTAAAACCGATAAACTAGCAGCCTTGCTGGCCAGCCCGGCCGGCGGATTTCTGGTGGGCGGCAGTTCGGCCTCGGAGGTTTCCGGCGATAAAAGCCAGCCTGCCCGATCTTTAACGGATTACTGGGTTATCCGGATTAACGAGCAGGGCACTATTGTTTGGGATAAAACGTACGGCGGTAGTAAGGTGGCCGACCGGTATGTAAAAGGAGATTTCATTGAATCGGCTAATTCTTACCTGAGCGCTCTGGTACCTACCCCTGACGGCGGCTATCTGGTGGGTGGTTCTTCCAGCGCCGTTAAAGGTTTTGAAAAATCAGAAGATAACATTGAACCCCGGTACGAGGCTCCGGATTACTGGGTACTAAAAATAAACAGCCAGGGCGAAAAAGTTTGGGATAATACCTACGGGGGCGAATCGTATGGTAGTTCTTGGTTAAGCGCCATCGTAGCCGCGCCCACTGGCGGCTATTTACTGGCGGGCACTTCCGACCTCGGCAAAGGCCGGGATAAAACCGAAACTTCCATTATCGAAGATTTCTGGATAATTAATATAAACGAGCAAGGCAAAAAATTAACCGACCGGACTATTACTGGCAGTTACTTAGATTATTTATCGGCAGCAGTTAAAACTCCGGACGGAAACTTTTTGCTCGCGGGTTATTCCGAGTCCGAACCAGGTGCTGATAAAAAAGGGGCTAGTCTGGGTGGTACCGATTACTGGTTGGTACAGGTAAGTTCCACCGAAGTACCCGATCCGGGAGTGCTGGCCTGGGATTATACCATTGGCTGGGAAAACGGGGAACAATTAATGGATGTAATCCGGACCCGGGACGGTGGTTACCTGGCGGCGGGCACAACATTCTCCATCGATGAGTATTTTGGGGGTAAAATTGATTATTATCTGGCCAAAGTTAATAAAGCTGGCGAATACCAGTATACCACCACCATTGGGGGCACCGCGAACGATTACCTGAACCGGGTGATTCAAACCCAGGACGGAGGTTACCTTCTGGCCGGTACTTCGCTTTCGGGTATCAGCAAAAACAAAACCCAGGCGAGCCAGGGCAAGCAAGATTACTGGCTGATAAAATTAGATACGTTGGGTAACAAGCAATGGGATAAACGTTTCGGCGGCAGTGGCTCCGATGATCTGCGGAAAGTAGTACAACTCCCCACCGGCGAGTACGTGCTCGGCGGCACCAGCAATTCCTCCACCAGCGGCGATAAAAGCCAGAGCACTCAGGGGGGCACCGATTACTGGTTACTAAAAATTTCAAAAAACGGGAATAAAATCTGGGACAAACGCTACGGCGGCAGTGCCAACGAAACCTTAGGCAGTTTTGTGGTTACCGAGCAAGGCGGCTTTTTACTGGCTGGCACTTCCCAGTCGGGTAAAAGCGGCGACAAAACCCAGGCCAACCAAGGCAGCACCGATTATTGGCTGGTAAACACCGATGCGGCCGGCAACGTGCTGTGGGATAAAGCCTACGGGGGCAGCGGCGCCGATCAGTTATTTTCGCTTAGCCGCCGGGGCAATAGCTATTTTCTGGCCGGTACCAGCCGTTCGGGCAAAAGCGGCGATAAAACGCAGGCCGGTAAAGGCGGTAATGATTACTGGATTTTAAAAATAAATGCCACCGGCACCAAACTTTGGGATAAAACCTTTGGCGGCAGCGACGACGATGACCTGCGGGCCAGCACTTTCACTAACCAAGGTTTGTACGTAATAGCCGGTACCTCTTATTCCGAAATGAGCGGCGACAAAACGCAAAGCAGCCGGGGTGGCAGCGACTATTGGGTAGTAGCCGTAGACGATGCCGGCAACCCAGTATACGACCAGCGGTTTGGCGGCACCGGCAACGAAGAACTGCGCGCCGTTTTGCAAACCCGCGACGGTGGCTTTTTGCTGGGTGGCTTTTCCGATTCTGGTCAGAGCGGCGACAAGAGCGAAGGCAATTACAGCTACTCCGAATTTTACCTCGGCGGCGAAAGCACCGATTTCTGGTTGGTAAAAGTAGCGCCGATAGCCCGCAATTTAGCAGCCAGCCGGCAAACCAGCAGGGTAGAAGAAACCATTGTTCTGGATAAACACCATCCGCTACAAGCTTACCCCAATCCTTTCCGGGAGAAAGTAACGATCAACTTTATCCTTCCGGAAACCCAACCGGCTACTGTTAAAATACTCGATGGCCATGGGAGAGCCGTTACTACTTTGTTCCAGGATAAAGCGCAAGCCAACCAAACGTACCAACTAGAATGGCAGGCGGGTAAGCAAGCTAGCGGTATGTACCTGCTGCAACTGCAAACTCCTACGGGGCAAAACACGCAGAAACTGCTCTTAACCCGGTAAGTTTTTTTAAATTTTTCTATTTCCCCAGGCCAGCCCCGGGCATCTCGGGCCGGCTTTAAACCTTCCCTGAGAAGAGAATGCAACTGGCAAAAAGTTGTATTTAAATCGGGGAAACTTAATCGAAGCCATGCTCCGAAAATAGTTAAAATTTAAAAAACAGCTCCCCTCAGCCGGAACAGCACCCTTTCATAACCCGTTTAACTACCTGAAAATACCTAAACCTAGGTATTGTTTGTTGTAGTATATAACCATATTATTGTAAAACTGGTATATATTCTTCCGTAAATAGCAACTAACGGTTGTTGTATTTCTATAAAAGACCAGCCCTGGTTGTTGCGTACACCATACCCTTAAAACTCCTTTTACCTCTCCCCTTTTATGAGAACACGTTTTACTTCCTTTACTCTTTTTCTTCCAGCATGGCTTTTTTTTAAAAAATGGGCCAGCCTAGCGCTCTTCCTTGCCCTCTGGTTAAGTCTTTCTTTCTTAGCCCAAGCGCAAACCATTGAATGGCAACAAACCATTGGCGGGAGCCAGGAGGATCAATTAACTATTACGCAGCAAACCAGCGACGGCGGCTATATCTTAGGGGGCACTTCTTATTCCGGTAAAGGCGGCGACAAATTCGAAAATAGCAGAGGCAATCTAGATTATTGGATTGTTAAGCTCGACTCTACAGGGAAAAAACAATGGGACCGAACCTTTGGTGGCAACGATTACGATCATCTCATGGCACTACAGCAAACGAGTGATGGGGGTTATATTTTGGGGGGATCTTCCAGATCCAACGTCAGCGGGGATAAATCGGAAAAAAGTCAGGGGGAAGCAGATTATTGGATAATCAAACTAAATCCGAATGGTCAAAAAATGTGGGATAAAACCTTAGGTGGGAACTTTACTGATTTACTGGTTTCTGTACAACAAACCCACGATGGGGGGTATATCCTGGGCGGTTCTTCTTATTCGGCTAAAAGCGGCGATAAATCCGAAGGTAGCAAAGGTAGCGATGATTACTGGATTGTTAAGTTAGATGCGGCGGGTAAAAAGCAATGGGACAAGATTATTGGTGGCAGCGATTACGACCGGTTAAGAGCATTACAACAAACCCCGGATGGGGGCTATATTCTGGGAGGCACTTCTGGATCCAATAGCAGCAGTGATAAATCCGAAGATAGCCGAGGAGGTAATGATTATTGGATAGTAAAGTTAACTGCGGCCGGTGTAAAACAATGGGACCAAACATTTGGCGGCAGCAGTGACGACTATTTAACGGCACTACAACAAACCCAGGATGAGGGCTACATTGTAGGCGGGGAATCAAGATCTGATAGTAGTGGGGATAAATCACATGGTCGTAAAGGAAATACTTCTAACTCGGACTACTGGATTTTAAAGCTAAAAGCTGATGGGACTAAAGATTGGGACAAAACCTTTGGGGGGAGTAATTCTGATGCATTAACCTCCATTCAACTCACCAATGATGGGGGGTATATTCTGGGGGGTAGTTCGGATTCTCGTATTGGTGGAGAT
Proteins encoded in this window:
- a CDS encoding T9SS type A sorting domain-containing protein, which gives rise to MRKLLLTHLLLPFRSNRPGSWVIFFFLNFNLVYLASAQNILWEKTLGGPGSEYLSTIRLTRDGGYILGGTSNSPVSGDKTDPRRGETDYWIIKYHADGTKAWDKTYGGHGGDGLRSIQQTQDGGYILGGTSGSGNTGDKSEKSRGQSDYWMIKIDAQGKKQWDKTYGGSQTDQLVAIQQTPDGGYLVGGDTYSNVSGDKTLPSFGYTDFWVLKLDAAGNKVWEKTFGGKLFERFRAITATPDGNFILAGDSDSKVNGNKTAPGKGQEDYWLIKIKPDGTKIWEKAYGGSDGDNLATLQPTQDGGYILGGWSTSGISGDKSEENKSIDSFVQDYWVIKVDAEGTKQWDKTLGGDEADQLTTLRQTQDGSYLVGGISESAKSDDKSQSQIGGEGTADFWVVKLSATGKFIADKTIGGSKRDILWDLQQTPDGNFLLGGSSDSQKSGNKSQNSKGNTDIWLVKIDDKFKKNQAISFPPLYNQVLAKAPITLSAKANSGLPVSFEVRSGAATIQGNQLTLTGPGPVRIAALQPGNATYNPTETIQTFTATLNGRQADYTFGGSQADTLASVIATPDGGYLLGGTSNSGASGSKSQNAQGSTDYWIVKINKAGQKLWDKTYGGKDQDKLTALVATPDGGYLLGGSSVSGQTGDKSQAGKGKSDYWILKINATGEKVWDKTYGGRETDQLAAIIVTPKGYLLGGSSASGTSPDKSQASKGLMDYWVLEVDHAGNKLWDKTYGGSKTDKLAALLASPAGGFLVGGSSASEVSGDKSQPARSLTDYWVIRINEQGTIVWDKTYGGSKVADRYVKGDFIESANSYLSALVPTPDGGYLVGGSSSAVKGFEKSEDNIEPRYEAPDYWVLKINSQGEKVWDNTYGGESYGSSWLSAIVAAPTGGYLLAGTSDLGKGRDKTETSIIEDFWIININEQGKKLTDRTITGSYLDYLSAAVKTPDGNFLLAGYSESEPGADKKGASLGGTDYWLVQVSSTEVPDPGVLAWDYTIGWENGEQLMDVIRTRDGGYLAAGTTFSIDEYFGGKIDYYLAKVNKAGEYQYTTTIGGTANDYLNRVIQTQDGGYLLAGTSLSGISKNKTQASQGKQDYWLIKLDTLGNKQWDKRFGGSGSDDLRKVVQLPTGEYVLGGTSNSSTSGDKSQSTQGGTDYWLLKISKNGNKIWDKRYGGSANETLGSFVVTEQGGFLLAGTSQSGKSGDKTQANQGSTDYWLVNTDAAGNVLWDKAYGGSGADQLFSLSRRGNSYFLAGTSRSGKSGDKTQAGKGGNDYWILKINATGTKLWDKTFGGSDDDDLRASTFTNQGLYVIAGTSYSEMSGDKTQSSRGGSDYWVVAVDDAGNPVYDQRFGGTGNEELRAVLQTRDGGFLLGGFSDSGQSGDKSEGNYSYSEFYLGGESTDFWLVKVAPIARNLAASRQTSRVEETIVLDKHHPLQAYPNPFREKVTINFILPETQPATVKILDGHGRAVTTLFQDKAQANQTYQLEWQAGKQASGMYLLQLQTPTGQNTQKLLLTR